The following proteins are encoded in a genomic region of Methanoculleus oceani:
- the tes gene encoding tetraether lipid synthase Tes: MLIKKTRSLCPTCGRVLDADIVEEEGKVWLVRTCPEHGTYRALYWSDAEMYRRFDAYERIGEGVSNPQKIASPAGCPNDCGVCQNHRSTTLLANIDLTNRCNLNCDFCFANARACGYVYEPTFDQIVGMLRMLREEKPVPVPAVQFSGGEPTMRDDLPELIRKAKELGLSQVQVATNGIRIAQEPDYARQLKEAGLSTVYLHFDGVTRETNSKLASDRRAIENCEKIGMGVVLVPTVIKGRNDHEVGAIIRYAAEHIKTIRGVNFQPVSFTGAASEDDVRKERITIPELAERIEEQTDGVIKKDYFYPVPCVVPISELVEAYTGKPQVTFTTHQHCGAATYVFVTEEGMVPVNKMIDVDAFFESVEKMGVKLAKGGSLNKYMTLVEGVKDLYGSTRKAEQKNTGEFIKLIGKALVMQNFEALREFHWNALFIGTMHFMDKYNYDLSRVQRCCIHYATPDGRLVPFCTYNSGPVYREQVWKAFAQPQKDE, translated from the coding sequence ATGCTGATAAAAAAGACAAGGAGCCTCTGCCCAACATGCGGTCGCGTACTCGACGCCGATATCGTTGAGGAAGAGGGGAAGGTCTGGCTGGTCCGTACCTGCCCCGAACACGGCACGTACCGGGCCCTCTACTGGTCGGACGCAGAGATGTACCGGAGATTCGACGCCTACGAACGCATCGGGGAGGGGGTATCGAACCCGCAGAAGATCGCTTCCCCGGCAGGGTGCCCGAACGACTGCGGTGTCTGCCAGAACCACCGGTCGACGACGTTGCTCGCGAACATCGACCTGACGAACCGGTGTAACCTCAATTGCGACTTCTGCTTTGCAAACGCCCGTGCATGCGGTTACGTCTACGAGCCGACCTTCGACCAGATCGTCGGGATGCTGCGCATGCTGCGCGAGGAAAAGCCCGTTCCGGTGCCGGCCGTCCAGTTCTCGGGCGGTGAACCGACGATGCGCGATGATCTTCCCGAACTCATCAGAAAAGCGAAAGAACTCGGGCTGTCCCAGGTGCAGGTCGCGACGAACGGTATCCGGATCGCTCAGGAGCCCGACTACGCCAGACAACTGAAGGAAGCGGGTCTCTCCACTGTTTACCTGCACTTCGACGGCGTGACACGCGAGACCAACTCAAAACTCGCGAGCGACCGGCGGGCTATAGAGAACTGCGAGAAGATCGGCATGGGGGTGGTGCTGGTGCCCACGGTCATCAAGGGCAGGAACGACCACGAGGTGGGCGCCATCATCAGGTACGCCGCAGAGCACATCAAGACTATCCGGGGCGTCAACTTCCAACCGGTGTCGTTCACCGGGGCTGCAAGCGAGGATGACGTCAGGAAAGAGCGGATCACCATCCCGGAACTCGCGGAGCGGATCGAGGAGCAGACTGACGGCGTGATCAAGAAGGACTACTTCTACCCCGTGCCCTGCGTCGTCCCGATCTCCGAGCTCGTTGAGGCATACACGGGCAAACCCCAGGTCACGTTCACCACACACCAGCACTGCGGCGCAGCGACCTACGTCTTCGTCACCGAAGAGGGGATGGTCCCGGTCAACAAGATGATCGACGTCGACGCCTTCTTCGAGTCGGTTGAGAAGATGGGGGTGAAACTTGCGAAAGGCGGGTCGCTCAACAAATATATGACCCTCGTCGAAGGGGTCAAGGACCTCTACGGTTCCACGAGGAAGGCAGAGCAGAAGAATACCGGGGAGTTCATAAAGTTGATAGGAAAGGCTCTCGTGATGCAGAACTTCGAGGCCCTGCGCGAGTTCCACTGGAACGCCCTCTTCATCGGGACGATGCACTTCATGGACAAATACAACTACGACCTCTCCCGGGTGCAGCGGTGCTGCATCCACTACGCGACACCCGACGGCCGCCTGGTCCCGTTCTGCACCTACAACAGCGGTCCGGTCTACCGGGAGCAGGTCTGGAAAGCCTTCGCGCAGCCCCAGAAGGACGAGTGA
- a CDS encoding CDP-2,3-bis-(O-geranylgeranyl)-sn-glycerol synthase, with product MIPAYVPNSAAALFGGGTPIDLGRTFSDGRRVFGDGKTYRGFLGGVLCGILVGLVEIWVASSFNLTALPHQTFLSVTLLSTGALLGDLVKSFLKRRLGKGRGESWFLADQYDLVIGSFLLILLIYPQWLFENITLPIAVWIIVMTPLLHRVVNIIGYYIGVKEVPW from the coding sequence ATGATTCCGGCATACGTGCCGAACTCAGCGGCCGCACTCTTCGGGGGCGGGACGCCCATCGACCTTGGGAGAACGTTTTCCGACGGGAGAAGGGTCTTTGGCGACGGAAAGACATACCGGGGATTCTTAGGGGGAGTTCTCTGTGGGATACTGGTGGGTCTCGTCGAGATCTGGGTCGCCTCCTCGTTCAACCTGACCGCACTTCCCCATCAGACGTTCCTCTCCGTAACCCTGCTTTCAACAGGTGCGCTCCTCGGCGATCTCGTCAAGAGTTTCCTGAAGCGGAGGCTGGGTAAAGGACGGGGCGAGTCCTGGTTCCTGGCCGATCAGTATGATCTGGTTATCGGTTCCTTCCTGCTTATCCTCCTGATTTATCCCCAATGGTTGTTTGAGAATATTACCTTACCCATTGCGGTCTGGATCATCGTCATGACACCCCTCCTTCACCGGGTGGTGAACATTATCGGCTATTACATCGGAGTTAAAGAGGTACCATGGTAA
- the pyrE gene encoding orotate phosphoribosyltransferase: MVNPIATLLLESGAIEFGDFVLASGALSPYYIDIKAATTNPAILAEIGKAIAEGWEFDMVAGVAVGAVPIAVAVSLASGRPYAIVRKTEKDHGKAGTIIGDVSGRNVLLVEDVTTSGGSALYGLAALRAAGAHVDRVVTVVDREAGAHEALAEKGASLLALVRVSELLDG; this comes from the coding sequence ATGGTAAACCCAATCGCGACATTGTTACTTGAGAGCGGGGCTATCGAGTTCGGGGACTTCGTTCTCGCATCGGGAGCCCTGAGTCCCTACTACATCGACATCAAGGCCGCAACAACGAACCCTGCCATCCTTGCGGAGATCGGGAAAGCCATCGCCGAAGGCTGGGAGTTCGATATGGTGGCCGGGGTGGCGGTCGGCGCCGTACCGATCGCCGTCGCCGTCTCGCTCGCGAGCGGCCGGCCGTACGCGATTGTCAGGAAAACGGAGAAGGACCACGGTAAAGCCGGGACGATCATCGGCGACGTGAGCGGCAGGAACGTGCTGCTGGTCGAGGACGTGACCACGTCCGGGGGAAGCGCCCTTTACGGTCTTGCGGCGCTGCGTGCTGCAGGCGCGCACGTCGACCGGGTAGTGACCGTCGTTGACCGTGAAGCGGGCGCTCATGAGGCGCTTGCAGAAAAAGGCGCGTCTC